In Vanessa atalanta chromosome 19, ilVanAtal1.2, whole genome shotgun sequence, one DNA window encodes the following:
- the LOC125071281 gene encoding hsp90 co-chaperone Cdc37 — protein sequence MVDYSKWKDIEISDDEDETHPNIDTPSLFRWRHQARVERMEERRREKEEHEQRKAENIRKLAETKKKIAEASTNSTDLDSLKKALADLEKEEREIKAKEDDLKKKEKKTPWNVDTISEPGFTKTIINAKATRPKDENLTEEEKEAKMKKFIKDNESFLKQFGMLRRYDDSKQFLQTHSQLVCEETANYLVIWCINLEMEEKHDLMAHVAHQTICMQYILELSKQLDVDPRACVGSFFSRIQVAEKTYKDSFDDELEQFKARIKKRAAEKIQEAIREQEEEERKARLGPGGLDPVEVYEELPDELKKCFDAQDVPLLQATIAKMPEQEAVYYMKRCVDAGLWVPGKNDEEATMKDNSSPTEQKKDEPPSISTEDLD from the exons ATGGTGGACTACAGTAAATGGAAAGATATTGAG ATATCAGATGATGAAGATGAAACTCATCCGAACATCGACACTCCGTCTTTGTTCCGCTGGCGGCACCAAGCCCGAGTGGAACGTATGGAGGAAAGAAGGCGCGAGAAAGAGGAACACGAGCAACGAAAAGCCGAAAATATTAGAAAACTAGctgaaacaaaaaagaaaatcgcGGAAGCATCTACAAACAGCACTGACCTTGACTCTTTGAAGAAGGCTCTCGCGGATCTCGAAAAAGAGGAAAGAGAGATTAAAGCAAAAGAAGATGATTTGAAAAAGAAAGAGAAGAAAACTCCCTGGAATGTAGACACTATCAGTGAACCAGGttttactaaaacaataataaacgcAAAAGCTACACGGCCGAAGGACGAAAACCTAACTGAAGAAGAGAAGGAAGcaaaaatgaaaaagtttatAAAGGATAATGAGAGTTTTTTGAAGCAGTTTGGTATGTTGCGACGTTATGATGACTCGAAGCAGTTCCTTCAGACACATAGTCAATTAGTATGTGAAGAAACAGCTAACTATCTTGTTATTTGGTGTATAAACTTGGAAATGGAAGAG AAACATGACCTAATGGCTCATGTAGCGCACCAAACTATCTGTATGCAGTATATATTGGAGTTGTCTAAGCAATTGGATGTTGATCCAAGAGCCTGTGTGGGCTCGTTTTTCTCCAG aattCAAGTGGCTGAAAAAACATACAAAGACTCCTTTGATGATGAGCTGGAACAATTTAAAGCCAGAATTAAGAAGAGAGCGGCAGAGAAGATTCAAGAGGCAATTCGTGAGCAGGAAGAGGAGGAAAGAAAGGCAAGGCTTGGACCAGGAGGGTTAGACCCCGTTGAAGTTTATGAAGAGCTCCCtgat gaATTGAAAAAATGCTTTGATGCACAAGATGTTCCATTGCTTCAAGCAACCATTGCTAAAATGCCAGAACAGGAGGCTGTTTATTACATGAAGAGATGTGTAGATGCTGGTTTGTGGGTTCCCGGAAAGAATGATGAAGAAGCAACAATGAAAGACAATTCATCACCCACTGAGCAGAAAAAAGATGAACCCCCTTCGATTAGCACTGAAGATTTAGACtga
- the LOC125071474 gene encoding regulator of gene activity isoform X1 produces MKKRLNKSNTPPKVMANLNFQQAPRSLASGGVGGRVGSGLVGGVSGHVTPTFGGALSPGRGSTAMPGGAPPSMASRSTLFGQRAFADRRVPMATPLSQANSNSMSSMANLSRFNAGNYHSVFGEGGDTSTPPLLDLSEFPSLTARGAGDQAPAAAPPPPGSKPYVGMVKQPTSEQSEFTMSSEDFPALPGTSAGTHAPAPPADYAHAPDKPSRKGIQTSPDVISQGAHTEYYGKVTNIPETMIPNQFGIVGLLTFIRAAESDPSLVSLALGQDLTALGLNLNSPDNLYLTFAGPWADTPCRPQDMDYHVPPEYLINGSIREKLAPLRLSRYKEDLLFYLFYCFVGDVLQIAAAAELYNREWRYHMEEKVWISQAPGMPMVEKTSTYERGTYYFFDAHNWRKVAKEFHLDYSKLEGRPQLPPHVLT; encoded by the exons atgaaaaagcgattaaataaaagtaatactcCTCCTAAG GTTATGGCAAACTTGAATTTCCAACAAGCGCCTAGAAGCCTAGCTAGTGGCGGTGTTGGAGGCAGAGTTGGTTCAGGATTGGTCGGTGGTGTATCAGGGCATGTGACACCAACATTTGGTGGTGCCCTGTCACCTGGACGGGGTTCCACGGCTATGCCTGGAGGAGCTCCTCCCTCCATGGCCTCTAGATCTACATTATTTGGACAAAGAGCATTTGCTGACCGTAGAGTACCAATGGCAACACCACTGTCACAAGCCAACTCAAATTCAATG TCGAGTATGGCGAATCTGTCGAGGTTCAACGCGGGGAACTACCATTCGGTGTTCGGCGAGGGCGGGGACACGTCGACGCCGCCGCTGTTGGACCTCAGCGAGTTCCCGTCGCTGACGGCGCGGGGCGCCGGCGACCaggcgcccgccgccgcgccgccgccgcccggcTCTAAGCCTTACG TGGGTATGGTGAAGCAGCCTACCTCTGAGCAGTCTGAGTTCACGATGTCGTCCGAGGACTTCCCCGCGCTCCCGGGCACGTCTGCGGGCACGcatgcgcccgcgccgcccgcggaCTACGCGCATGCACCCGACAAACCATCACGGAAAGGCATACAGACATCACCGGATG TCATCAGTCAAGGAGCACATACGGAATACTATg GCAAAGTGACGAACATACCAGAGACAATGATACCAAACCAGTTTGGTATAGTGGGACTTCTGACCTTCATCAGGGCAGCAGAATCCGACCCTAGTCTGGTGTCGTTAGCGTTGGGGCAAGATCTCACTGCATTAGGCCTCAATCTCAACTCACCGGACAATTTATACCTTACTTTTGCTGGCCCGTGGGCGGATACGCCTTGCAG accACAAGACATGGACTACCACGTGCCCCCCGAGTATCTGATAAACGGTTCTATCAGAGAAAAGCTGGCACCATTACGACTTAGTCGATATAAAGAGGATCTGTTATTCTACCTTTTTTACTGCTTCGTGGGCGACGTTCTGCAAATAGCAGCCGCGGCCGAATT ATACAACCGTGAATGGCGGTATCACATGGAGGAGAAGGTGTGGATCTCTCAAGCGCCCGGCATGCCCATGGTGGAGAAGACATCCACCTACGAGCGCGGCACCTACTACTTCTTCGACGCGCACAATTGGCGCAAG GTGGCGAAAGAATTCCACTTAGACTACAGCAAGCTCGAGGGCCGACCGCAGCTGCCGCCGCACGTGCTCACGTAG
- the LOC125071474 gene encoding CCR4-NOT transcription complex subunit 2 isoform X4: protein MKKRLNKSNTPPKVMANLNFQQAPRSLASGGVGGRVGSGLVGGVSGHVTPTFGGALSPGRGSTAMPGGAPPSMASRSTLFGQRAFADRRVPMATPLSQANSNSMSSMANLSRFNAGNYHSVFGEGGDTSTPPLLDLSEFPSLTARGAGDQAPAAAPPPPGSKPYGKVTNIPETMIPNQFGIVGLLTFIRAAESDPSLVSLALGQDLTALGLNLNSPDNLYLTFAGPWADTPCRPQDMDYHVPPEYLINGSIREKLAPLRLSRYKEDLLFYLFYCFVGDVLQIAAAAELYNREWRYHMEEKVWISQAPGMPMVEKTSTYERGTYYFFDAHNWRKVAKEFHLDYSKLEGRPQLPPHVLT from the exons atgaaaaagcgattaaataaaagtaatactcCTCCTAAG GTTATGGCAAACTTGAATTTCCAACAAGCGCCTAGAAGCCTAGCTAGTGGCGGTGTTGGAGGCAGAGTTGGTTCAGGATTGGTCGGTGGTGTATCAGGGCATGTGACACCAACATTTGGTGGTGCCCTGTCACCTGGACGGGGTTCCACGGCTATGCCTGGAGGAGCTCCTCCCTCCATGGCCTCTAGATCTACATTATTTGGACAAAGAGCATTTGCTGACCGTAGAGTACCAATGGCAACACCACTGTCACAAGCCAACTCAAATTCAATG TCGAGTATGGCGAATCTGTCGAGGTTCAACGCGGGGAACTACCATTCGGTGTTCGGCGAGGGCGGGGACACGTCGACGCCGCCGCTGTTGGACCTCAGCGAGTTCCCGTCGCTGACGGCGCGGGGCGCCGGCGACCaggcgcccgccgccgcgccgccgccgcccggcTCTAAGCCTTACG GCAAAGTGACGAACATACCAGAGACAATGATACCAAACCAGTTTGGTATAGTGGGACTTCTGACCTTCATCAGGGCAGCAGAATCCGACCCTAGTCTGGTGTCGTTAGCGTTGGGGCAAGATCTCACTGCATTAGGCCTCAATCTCAACTCACCGGACAATTTATACCTTACTTTTGCTGGCCCGTGGGCGGATACGCCTTGCAG accACAAGACATGGACTACCACGTGCCCCCCGAGTATCTGATAAACGGTTCTATCAGAGAAAAGCTGGCACCATTACGACTTAGTCGATATAAAGAGGATCTGTTATTCTACCTTTTTTACTGCTTCGTGGGCGACGTTCTGCAAATAGCAGCCGCGGCCGAATT ATACAACCGTGAATGGCGGTATCACATGGAGGAGAAGGTGTGGATCTCTCAAGCGCCCGGCATGCCCATGGTGGAGAAGACATCCACCTACGAGCGCGGCACCTACTACTTCTTCGACGCGCACAATTGGCGCAAG GTGGCGAAAGAATTCCACTTAGACTACAGCAAGCTCGAGGGCCGACCGCAGCTGCCGCCGCACGTGCTCACGTAG
- the LOC125071474 gene encoding regulator of gene activity isoform X2, which yields MKKRLNKSNTPPKVMANLNFQQAPRSLASGGVGGRVGSGLVGGVSGHVTPTFGGALSPGRGSTAMPGGAPPSMASRSTLFGQRAFADRRVPMATPLSQANSNSMSSMANLSRFNAGNYHSVFGEGGDTSTPPLLDLSEFPSLTARGAGDQAPAAAPPPPGSKPYVGMVKQPTSEQSEFTMSSEDFPALPGTSAGTHAPAPPADYAHAPDKPSRKGIQTSPDGKVTNIPETMIPNQFGIVGLLTFIRAAESDPSLVSLALGQDLTALGLNLNSPDNLYLTFAGPWADTPCRPQDMDYHVPPEYLINGSIREKLAPLRLSRYKEDLLFYLFYCFVGDVLQIAAAAELYNREWRYHMEEKVWISQAPGMPMVEKTSTYERGTYYFFDAHNWRKVAKEFHLDYSKLEGRPQLPPHVLT from the exons atgaaaaagcgattaaataaaagtaatactcCTCCTAAG GTTATGGCAAACTTGAATTTCCAACAAGCGCCTAGAAGCCTAGCTAGTGGCGGTGTTGGAGGCAGAGTTGGTTCAGGATTGGTCGGTGGTGTATCAGGGCATGTGACACCAACATTTGGTGGTGCCCTGTCACCTGGACGGGGTTCCACGGCTATGCCTGGAGGAGCTCCTCCCTCCATGGCCTCTAGATCTACATTATTTGGACAAAGAGCATTTGCTGACCGTAGAGTACCAATGGCAACACCACTGTCACAAGCCAACTCAAATTCAATG TCGAGTATGGCGAATCTGTCGAGGTTCAACGCGGGGAACTACCATTCGGTGTTCGGCGAGGGCGGGGACACGTCGACGCCGCCGCTGTTGGACCTCAGCGAGTTCCCGTCGCTGACGGCGCGGGGCGCCGGCGACCaggcgcccgccgccgcgccgccgccgcccggcTCTAAGCCTTACG TGGGTATGGTGAAGCAGCCTACCTCTGAGCAGTCTGAGTTCACGATGTCGTCCGAGGACTTCCCCGCGCTCCCGGGCACGTCTGCGGGCACGcatgcgcccgcgccgcccgcggaCTACGCGCATGCACCCGACAAACCATCACGGAAAGGCATACAGACATCACCGGATG GCAAAGTGACGAACATACCAGAGACAATGATACCAAACCAGTTTGGTATAGTGGGACTTCTGACCTTCATCAGGGCAGCAGAATCCGACCCTAGTCTGGTGTCGTTAGCGTTGGGGCAAGATCTCACTGCATTAGGCCTCAATCTCAACTCACCGGACAATTTATACCTTACTTTTGCTGGCCCGTGGGCGGATACGCCTTGCAG accACAAGACATGGACTACCACGTGCCCCCCGAGTATCTGATAAACGGTTCTATCAGAGAAAAGCTGGCACCATTACGACTTAGTCGATATAAAGAGGATCTGTTATTCTACCTTTTTTACTGCTTCGTGGGCGACGTTCTGCAAATAGCAGCCGCGGCCGAATT ATACAACCGTGAATGGCGGTATCACATGGAGGAGAAGGTGTGGATCTCTCAAGCGCCCGGCATGCCCATGGTGGAGAAGACATCCACCTACGAGCGCGGCACCTACTACTTCTTCGACGCGCACAATTGGCGCAAG GTGGCGAAAGAATTCCACTTAGACTACAGCAAGCTCGAGGGCCGACCGCAGCTGCCGCCGCACGTGCTCACGTAG
- the LOC125071474 gene encoding regulator of gene activity isoform X3, protein MANLNFQQAPRSLASGGVGGRVGSGLVGGVSGHVTPTFGGALSPGRGSTAMPGGAPPSMASRSTLFGQRAFADRRVPMATPLSQANSNSMSSMANLSRFNAGNYHSVFGEGGDTSTPPLLDLSEFPSLTARGAGDQAPAAAPPPPGSKPYVGMVKQPTSEQSEFTMSSEDFPALPGTSAGTHAPAPPADYAHAPDKPSRKGIQTSPDVISQGAHTEYYGKVTNIPETMIPNQFGIVGLLTFIRAAESDPSLVSLALGQDLTALGLNLNSPDNLYLTFAGPWADTPCRPQDMDYHVPPEYLINGSIREKLAPLRLSRYKEDLLFYLFYCFVGDVLQIAAAAELYNREWRYHMEEKVWISQAPGMPMVEKTSTYERGTYYFFDAHNWRKVAKEFHLDYSKLEGRPQLPPHVLT, encoded by the exons ATGGCAAACTTGAATTTCCAACAAGCGCCTAGAAGCCTAGCTAGTGGCGGTGTTGGAGGCAGAGTTGGTTCAGGATTGGTCGGTGGTGTATCAGGGCATGTGACACCAACATTTGGTGGTGCCCTGTCACCTGGACGGGGTTCCACGGCTATGCCTGGAGGAGCTCCTCCCTCCATGGCCTCTAGATCTACATTATTTGGACAAAGAGCATTTGCTGACCGTAGAGTACCAATGGCAACACCACTGTCACAAGCCAACTCAAATTCAATG TCGAGTATGGCGAATCTGTCGAGGTTCAACGCGGGGAACTACCATTCGGTGTTCGGCGAGGGCGGGGACACGTCGACGCCGCCGCTGTTGGACCTCAGCGAGTTCCCGTCGCTGACGGCGCGGGGCGCCGGCGACCaggcgcccgccgccgcgccgccgccgcccggcTCTAAGCCTTACG TGGGTATGGTGAAGCAGCCTACCTCTGAGCAGTCTGAGTTCACGATGTCGTCCGAGGACTTCCCCGCGCTCCCGGGCACGTCTGCGGGCACGcatgcgcccgcgccgcccgcggaCTACGCGCATGCACCCGACAAACCATCACGGAAAGGCATACAGACATCACCGGATG TCATCAGTCAAGGAGCACATACGGAATACTATg GCAAAGTGACGAACATACCAGAGACAATGATACCAAACCAGTTTGGTATAGTGGGACTTCTGACCTTCATCAGGGCAGCAGAATCCGACCCTAGTCTGGTGTCGTTAGCGTTGGGGCAAGATCTCACTGCATTAGGCCTCAATCTCAACTCACCGGACAATTTATACCTTACTTTTGCTGGCCCGTGGGCGGATACGCCTTGCAG accACAAGACATGGACTACCACGTGCCCCCCGAGTATCTGATAAACGGTTCTATCAGAGAAAAGCTGGCACCATTACGACTTAGTCGATATAAAGAGGATCTGTTATTCTACCTTTTTTACTGCTTCGTGGGCGACGTTCTGCAAATAGCAGCCGCGGCCGAATT ATACAACCGTGAATGGCGGTATCACATGGAGGAGAAGGTGTGGATCTCTCAAGCGCCCGGCATGCCCATGGTGGAGAAGACATCCACCTACGAGCGCGGCACCTACTACTTCTTCGACGCGCACAATTGGCGCAAG GTGGCGAAAGAATTCCACTTAGACTACAGCAAGCTCGAGGGCCGACCGCAGCTGCCGCCGCACGTGCTCACGTAG